A window of Xyrauchen texanus isolate HMW12.3.18 chromosome 10, RBS_HiC_50CHRs, whole genome shotgun sequence contains these coding sequences:
- the LOC127650734 gene encoding regulating synaptic membrane exocytosis protein 4-like isoform X2: MGRQGQDGCAAVPGIRMQRSQSRLSLSASFEALAVYFPCMTSFGEGDAEEGKKKKTVRLAIQRSVETGLAVEMKSRMTRQPSRETTEDGEKAKLGNLIFPGVKISSDSQFTEFLDGLGPAQLAGRQTLATPPMGDIQIGMVHRKERLDVEVIRARGLVGKPGNKQTPAPYVKVYLLDNGKCINKKKTRTARKTLDPLYQQQLQFEENPEGKVLQIIVWGDYGRMDHKSFMGAAQILLDDLELTNMVIGWYKLFPPTSLVDPTLAPLSTKPPESGPGRSNVRS; encoded by the exons ATGGGCAGACAAGGGCAGGATGGCTGCGCTGCTGTTCCCGGCATACGTATGCAGCGCTCGCAGAGCCGCCTCAGCTTGTCTGCGTCCTTTGAGGCACTGGCTGTCTACTTCCCCTGCATGACCTCCTTTGGTGAGGGAGATGCAG AGGAGGGGAAAAAGAAGAAGACGGTGCGTCTGGCGATCCAACGGAGTGTGGAGACCGGTTTAGCCGTTGAGATGAAGAGCAGAATGACACGGCAGCCCAGCCGAGAGACCACAGAAGACGGTGAAAAGGCAAAACTTGGAAA TCTCATCTTCCCTGGGGTGAAGATCTCATCAGATAGCCAGTTCACAGAGTTTTTAGATGGTCTTGGCCCCGCCCAGCTGGCAGGAAGACAGACGTTGGCCACGCCTCCTATGG GTGACATCCAGATTGGTATGGTCCACAGGAAGGAGAGGCTGGATGTTGAAGTTATTCGGGCCAGAGGTCTGGTGGGAAAACCAGGCAACAAACAGACGCCAG CACCCTATGTGAAAGTATATCTGCTAGACAACGGCAAGTGTATTAACAAGAAGAAAACACGGACAGCGCGAAAAACGCTGGATCCACTTTACCAACAGCAGCTTCAGTTTGAGGAGAACCCTGAAGGGAAGGTTTTGCAG ATCATTGTTTGGGGGGACTATGGCCGCATGGACCACAAATCCTTCATGGGAGCCGCCCAGATCCTATTAGATGATTTAGAGCTGACCAACATGGTGATTGGCTGGTACAAGCTCTTCCCTCCCACCTCATTGGTGGACCCGACATTGGCACCTTTAAGTACCAAACCTCCAGAATCTGGCCCGGGCCGCTCCAATGTTCGGTCGTAG
- the LOC127650736 gene encoding low-density lipoprotein receptor-related protein 12-like isoform X1 produces the protein MASTLSLKKIFMLWTHLLFFVKGNAVSSQRSENVYVSGMSNACGDVAEQIRASTGVITSPGWPFEYPSRINCSWNIRANPGEIITISFQDFEIQSSHRCGLDWISIGTYKNLNGYRACGSSMPAPYISSQDHVWIKFHSDESMTGKGFRLSYITGKSEEASCKPDQFHCANGKCIPESWKCNTMDECGDNSDEELCVQPNPSAFFSFQPCAFNQFPCLSRYTRVYTCLPESLKCDGSIDCQDLGDEIDCDVPTCGELLRNFYGTFSSPNYPDFYPPGSNCTWLIDTGDHRKVILRFMDFKLDGTGYGDYVKVYDGLEENPRRLLRVLTAFDSRAPVAVVSSSGKLRIHFNADKINAARGFNVTYQVDGFCLPWEIPCGGNWGCYTEQQRCDGYWHCPSGRDELNCSNCQEDEFPCSRNGACYPRSDRCNYQNRCPNGSDEKNCFFCQPGNFHCKNNHCVFESWVCDAQDDCGDGSDEESCPVIVPTRVITAAVIGSLICGLLLVIALGCTCKLYSLRMFERRSFETQLSRVEAELLRREAPPSYGQLIAQGLIPPVEDFPVCSGNQASVLENLRLAVRSQLGFTSIRLPTTGRHGNIWRRLFNFTRSRRSGSLALVSADTEEGPAGSSTARETERLSSHRGLLPLDSEDTDTESQRHPHRDIPGAVGGLMAPLSQKTPPTTVVEAIVSVSASSAPLVSRENSISESISESSGVDGPSCTSSAASSGRSLFSSALSRVSRGLRWIRFSLGRSGNGGLSSTGQNHSPLRQLEQGSTACTGVGIRSEEEDDVELLIPVSDAGSLDSDESSRPLLEPGLEQAFRAHSASPVVSLRGRLVGRDGPCEHCGMVHTARIPDACLEATAKTETSDDELLLLC, from the exons TTTCCAGGACTTTGAGATTCAGAGCTCACACCGATGTGGTTTGGATTGGATTTCCATTGGAACCTACAAGAACCTAAATGGATACCGGGCCTGTGGCTCATCCATGCCAGCTCCATACATCTCCTCTCAGGACCATGTGTGGATCAAGTTCCACTCTGATGAAAGCATGACTGGAAAGGGCTTCAGGCTCTCTTACATAACAG GGAAATCGGAGGAAGCCAGTTGCAAACCAGACCAATTCCATTGTGCTAATGGAAAGTGTATCCCAGAGTCATGGAAGTGCAACACCATGGATGAATGCGGGGATAACTCGGACGAGGAGCTGTGTGTGCAGCCTAACCCCTCCGCGTTCTTCTCATTCCAGCCCTGCGCTTTCAACCAGTTCCCCTGCCTCTCACGCTACACCCGCGTCTACACCTGCCTGCCAGAGTCCCTCAAATGTGACGGCAGCATTGACTGTCAGGACCTGGGTGACGAGATTGACTGTGACGTGCCCACCTGTGGTGAGTTGCTGCGCAACTTCTACGGCACTTTCAGTTCACCCAACTATCCTGACTTCTATCCCCCTGGTAGTAACTGCACCTGGCTGATCGACACTGGTGACCACCGTAAGGTTATTCTGCGCTTTATGGACTTTAAGTTGGATGGCACGGGCTATGGCGACTACGTTAAAGTCTACGATGGGTTGGAGGAGAACCCTAGGCGTCTGTTGCGGGTGCTGACGGCCTTCGACTCTCGAGCCCCCGTTGCAGTAGTTTCATCTTCAGGAAAGCTTCGTATCCATTTTAACGCAGACAAAATCAATGCAGCTCGAGGCTTTAATGTTACTTACCAAGTAGATGGCTTCTGCCTGCCATGGGAGATACCATGTGGAGGGAACTGGGGCTGCTACACTGAGCAACAGCGCTGCGACGGCTACTGGCACTGCCCCAGTGGACGGGATGAGCTCAACTGCAGCAACTGCCAGGAAGACGAGTTCCCATGCTCACGAAACGGTGCCTGTTATCCCCGCTCTGACCGCTGCAACTACCAGAACCGCTGCCCCAACGGCTCGGATGAGAAGAACTGCTTTTTCTGTCAGCCCGGAAACTTCCACTGCAAGAACAACCACTGTGTGTTTGAAAGCTGGGTGTGTGATGCACAAGATGACTGTGGGGATGGGAGCGATGAGGAGAGCTGCCCGGTAATCGTACCCACAAGAgtcatcactgctgctgtaattGGAAGTCTAATTTGTGGCCTGCTGCTGGTCATTGCTTTGGGCTGCACCTGCAAACTATACTCACTCAGGATGTTTGAGCGCAG GTCATTTGAGACCCAGCTCTCCAGGGTGGAAGCTGAGTTACTAAGAAGAGAAGCTCCCCCCTCTTACGGACAGCTGATTGCTCAAGGTCTGATCCCCCCAGTGGAAGATTTTCCTGTCTGCTCCGGAAATCAG GCATCTGTTTTAGAAAACCTCCGACTGGCAGTTCGTTCTCAGCTGGGCTTCACCTCAATCCGACTCCCCACCACGGGCCGCCACGGTAACATCTGGAGACGCTTGTTCAATTTTACACGTTCGCGGCGGTCTGGTTCTCTAGCCCTGGTTTCTGCAGACACTGAAGAAGGACCTGCTGGTAGCAGTACAGCACGCGAGACAGAGCGACTCAGCTCTCACCGTGGACTCTTGCCCCTGGACTCTGAAGACACCGATACCGAGAGCCAACGCCATCCCCACAGGGACATTCCAGGAGCTGTCGGAGGCCTGATGGCCCCGCTTTCACAAAAAACTCCTCCTACCACAGTTGTGGAAGCCATTGTGTCTGTCTCTGCCAGCTCTGCTCCACTGGTCAGCCGGGAGAACAGCATTTCTGAGAGTATCTCAGAAAGTTCAGGAGTGGATGGACCTTCTTGCACCTCTTCTGCTGCCTCTTCTGGGAGGAGTCTCTTCAGCAGTGCTCTCAGCCGGGTTAGCCGCGGCCTCCGATGGATCCGCTTCTCACTAGGGCGCTCTGGGAATGGTGGATTGAGCAGCACAGGGCAGAATCACAGCCCGCTGCGGCAGCTGGAGCAGGGAAGTACGGCCTGCACTGGTGTCGGCATCAGGAGTGAGGAAGAGGACGATGTGGAGCTCCTCATTCCCGTTTCAGATGCTGGATCTCTGGACAGTGATGAGAGCTCCAGACCCCTGCTGGAACCAGGCCTGGAGCAGGCCTTCAGGGCACACTCGGCCTCCCCTGTGGTCTCTCTGAGAGGCCGGCTGGTGGGCAGAGACGGCCCTTGTGAACACTGTGGTATGGTCCACACGGCAAGGATCCCTGATGCTTGTCTAGAGGCAACTGCAAAAACGGAAACAAGTGATGATGAGTTACTGCTGCTCTGTTAA
- the LOC127650736 gene encoding low-density lipoprotein receptor-related protein 12-like isoform X2: MQFLHNAVRMYMYQGCQTVTCGDVAEQIRASTGVITSPGWPFEYPSRINCSWNIRANPGEIITISFQDFEIQSSHRCGLDWISIGTYKNLNGYRACGSSMPAPYISSQDHVWIKFHSDESMTGKGFRLSYITGKSEEASCKPDQFHCANGKCIPESWKCNTMDECGDNSDEELCVQPNPSAFFSFQPCAFNQFPCLSRYTRVYTCLPESLKCDGSIDCQDLGDEIDCDVPTCGELLRNFYGTFSSPNYPDFYPPGSNCTWLIDTGDHRKVILRFMDFKLDGTGYGDYVKVYDGLEENPRRLLRVLTAFDSRAPVAVVSSSGKLRIHFNADKINAARGFNVTYQVDGFCLPWEIPCGGNWGCYTEQQRCDGYWHCPSGRDELNCSNCQEDEFPCSRNGACYPRSDRCNYQNRCPNGSDEKNCFFCQPGNFHCKNNHCVFESWVCDAQDDCGDGSDEESCPVIVPTRVITAAVIGSLICGLLLVIALGCTCKLYSLRMFERRSFETQLSRVEAELLRREAPPSYGQLIAQGLIPPVEDFPVCSGNQASVLENLRLAVRSQLGFTSIRLPTTGRHGNIWRRLFNFTRSRRSGSLALVSADTEEGPAGSSTARETERLSSHRGLLPLDSEDTDTESQRHPHRDIPGAVGGLMAPLSQKTPPTTVVEAIVSVSASSAPLVSRENSISESISESSGVDGPSCTSSAASSGRSLFSSALSRVSRGLRWIRFSLGRSGNGGLSSTGQNHSPLRQLEQGSTACTGVGIRSEEEDDVELLIPVSDAGSLDSDESSRPLLEPGLEQAFRAHSASPVVSLRGRLVGRDGPCEHCGMVHTARIPDACLEATAKTETSDDELLLLC; this comes from the exons TTTCCAGGACTTTGAGATTCAGAGCTCACACCGATGTGGTTTGGATTGGATTTCCATTGGAACCTACAAGAACCTAAATGGATACCGGGCCTGTGGCTCATCCATGCCAGCTCCATACATCTCCTCTCAGGACCATGTGTGGATCAAGTTCCACTCTGATGAAAGCATGACTGGAAAGGGCTTCAGGCTCTCTTACATAACAG GGAAATCGGAGGAAGCCAGTTGCAAACCAGACCAATTCCATTGTGCTAATGGAAAGTGTATCCCAGAGTCATGGAAGTGCAACACCATGGATGAATGCGGGGATAACTCGGACGAGGAGCTGTGTGTGCAGCCTAACCCCTCCGCGTTCTTCTCATTCCAGCCCTGCGCTTTCAACCAGTTCCCCTGCCTCTCACGCTACACCCGCGTCTACACCTGCCTGCCAGAGTCCCTCAAATGTGACGGCAGCATTGACTGTCAGGACCTGGGTGACGAGATTGACTGTGACGTGCCCACCTGTGGTGAGTTGCTGCGCAACTTCTACGGCACTTTCAGTTCACCCAACTATCCTGACTTCTATCCCCCTGGTAGTAACTGCACCTGGCTGATCGACACTGGTGACCACCGTAAGGTTATTCTGCGCTTTATGGACTTTAAGTTGGATGGCACGGGCTATGGCGACTACGTTAAAGTCTACGATGGGTTGGAGGAGAACCCTAGGCGTCTGTTGCGGGTGCTGACGGCCTTCGACTCTCGAGCCCCCGTTGCAGTAGTTTCATCTTCAGGAAAGCTTCGTATCCATTTTAACGCAGACAAAATCAATGCAGCTCGAGGCTTTAATGTTACTTACCAAGTAGATGGCTTCTGCCTGCCATGGGAGATACCATGTGGAGGGAACTGGGGCTGCTACACTGAGCAACAGCGCTGCGACGGCTACTGGCACTGCCCCAGTGGACGGGATGAGCTCAACTGCAGCAACTGCCAGGAAGACGAGTTCCCATGCTCACGAAACGGTGCCTGTTATCCCCGCTCTGACCGCTGCAACTACCAGAACCGCTGCCCCAACGGCTCGGATGAGAAGAACTGCTTTTTCTGTCAGCCCGGAAACTTCCACTGCAAGAACAACCACTGTGTGTTTGAAAGCTGGGTGTGTGATGCACAAGATGACTGTGGGGATGGGAGCGATGAGGAGAGCTGCCCGGTAATCGTACCCACAAGAgtcatcactgctgctgtaattGGAAGTCTAATTTGTGGCCTGCTGCTGGTCATTGCTTTGGGCTGCACCTGCAAACTATACTCACTCAGGATGTTTGAGCGCAG GTCATTTGAGACCCAGCTCTCCAGGGTGGAAGCTGAGTTACTAAGAAGAGAAGCTCCCCCCTCTTACGGACAGCTGATTGCTCAAGGTCTGATCCCCCCAGTGGAAGATTTTCCTGTCTGCTCCGGAAATCAG GCATCTGTTTTAGAAAACCTCCGACTGGCAGTTCGTTCTCAGCTGGGCTTCACCTCAATCCGACTCCCCACCACGGGCCGCCACGGTAACATCTGGAGACGCTTGTTCAATTTTACACGTTCGCGGCGGTCTGGTTCTCTAGCCCTGGTTTCTGCAGACACTGAAGAAGGACCTGCTGGTAGCAGTACAGCACGCGAGACAGAGCGACTCAGCTCTCACCGTGGACTCTTGCCCCTGGACTCTGAAGACACCGATACCGAGAGCCAACGCCATCCCCACAGGGACATTCCAGGAGCTGTCGGAGGCCTGATGGCCCCGCTTTCACAAAAAACTCCTCCTACCACAGTTGTGGAAGCCATTGTGTCTGTCTCTGCCAGCTCTGCTCCACTGGTCAGCCGGGAGAACAGCATTTCTGAGAGTATCTCAGAAAGTTCAGGAGTGGATGGACCTTCTTGCACCTCTTCTGCTGCCTCTTCTGGGAGGAGTCTCTTCAGCAGTGCTCTCAGCCGGGTTAGCCGCGGCCTCCGATGGATCCGCTTCTCACTAGGGCGCTCTGGGAATGGTGGATTGAGCAGCACAGGGCAGAATCACAGCCCGCTGCGGCAGCTGGAGCAGGGAAGTACGGCCTGCACTGGTGTCGGCATCAGGAGTGAGGAAGAGGACGATGTGGAGCTCCTCATTCCCGTTTCAGATGCTGGATCTCTGGACAGTGATGAGAGCTCCAGACCCCTGCTGGAACCAGGCCTGGAGCAGGCCTTCAGGGCACACTCGGCCTCCCCTGTGGTCTCTCTGAGAGGCCGGCTGGTGGGCAGAGACGGCCCTTGTGAACACTGTGGTATGGTCCACACGGCAAGGATCCCTGATGCTTGTCTAGAGGCAACTGCAAAAACGGAAACAAGTGATGATGAGTTACTGCTGCTCTGTTAA